The stretch of DNA GATCTGGCCGTTCCTCTTCAAATCTGGCCGTTAATCCTTGAGATCTAGCCGTCAATCCCTCAGATCCGGCCACCACTGTTTAGATCCGACCGTCAATCTTCAAATTCGACCGCTCGTCTCAGATCTCGTGGCTGCTTATCATATCTCGTGACTAGGATTTTGCAGATCTCATCTCCTTCCAGCGCGGCTCTCAGATCGACGTGCTTTCAGACCTCCTTCTATCTCCTTTCAGCTCATCTCTTAGATCTCGCAGTCTCTTCTCCAAATTTTGTGCATTGCATAGATCTTGCGTTGCTGGTGCATCGCCGATCTACTATCATCGTCGCTGCTGCCAAGATCTGCCTCCAGTCATCACCTCAGCAACCTCTAATTGTCGGTCGAATTTGTTACTCATTTGAGGAGCAACCATCTTTTACAGCAACACCCTCACGCGCCCTcgaataaattataattgtaacaaGTTTAGAACATATAATACATATGTTCCAGCTTAGAGATTTATCATTTTAGTTATATTGACATCATGTTTATGTCATGGCTAACGTCATGTTTATGTCATGGATGATGTCATCATCCATTTAGGATTAGTATAAATAGGTGTATAATATCTATGTTAGGTGAGGAATTTATTTCCTCCAACTAAGGTTTCTCTCTACCAATTTCTCTCATTCAACATAACCGATAGGATGGATGAATGCCTGGTAACTCTCTAGCAATAAGGGGTTGATCCAATGGAAGGATGTCTCCGGTGGTGACTGTTGGAGTTGGATTTCTTCAAcactttctttgagaaatataAATGTCTTGCTTTGACTAAACTACCTCAATAATCAGAAAATATTTCAAGGGATCCAAATTCTTAATCTAAATTTGTTGGTAAagatgtgccttcaattcagtgataccaacatcatcatcccctGTAATTACTATATCATCAATATGGTCCCACTAAAAGAATGTGGCGGCCAAACTGAGAGcgataaaaaacaaaatgatcagCTCCATTACGAATTAACCCAAACTCAAGAACAACTGAACTAAATCGACCAAACCAAGCTCAAGGAGACTATTTTAAGCCATATAAGGATTTTCAAAGGCGATAAATGAGCCTAGATTCCCCTTGAGCAATAAAGCTAGGAGGTTGTTCCATATACGCCTCTTCTTATAAATTGCCATGAAAGAAGGCATTCTTGATGTCCAGTTGATGAAGAGGCCAGTGAAACTTAGAAGCAAGGGACAAGAAAAGGCGAACAGAGGAGATCTTAGCAATAGGAGAGAAAATGTGTCGCCATAATCAAGGCCAAAAACCTGAATGTATCCTTTAGCAACAAGGCGAGCCTTAAGGCAATCAATCTAGTCGTCAAGACTAACTTTTACAATGTAAACCCAGTAGACTTACCCTTGAGAAGAGGTATCAACTCCCAAGTCCCAATGGAATGTAAGGCAGACATTTCTTCAACCATAGCAACCCGCCACCCGGGATGGGAAAGAGCTTTTGGAACAGATTTAGGAAGAGaaatagaagataaagaagaaacaaaagcagaATATCTAGGGGACAAAGAATTATAACTAACAAAATGTGAAATAGGATGGAGAGTGGAGCAATGATGAGTACCTTTACGAAAAGCAATGGGTAAGTCAAGATCAAAAATCGAGGGAGACGGACCATAGAAGGAATAACCAATGGGCACAGAGGATGAGTCAGTGGACGGCTCCCTTGGACTGGCAACGACAGGCATTGTTGGTGGGGCCACAGGACAAGGATGCTGCTGATAAACCTAAAGATCAAGGCGATTGAGGCGAGAGGTAGGGGGCGATGGACAAGGAGAAAAGGAAAGGTCAAGAAAAAGAACAGGCAAAGGTAAGCCAGTAGACACAGACTCGAAGAACTTAGacgaagagagaaaataaggagatgactcaaagaaggtaacatccgctgaaacaaaataacaagctaATTGAGGAGAGTAGCAACGATACCCCTTttgaaggcatgaataactaAGAAAAACATATTTGACGGAATGAGTGGATAGCTTATCATGATCGGGGGCAAGATGGTGAACAAAGCAAGTGCTTCCGAAGATACGAGGAGGGAGAGAATACAAGTCAACccaaggaaggaaaaagaacagaATGAGGAATTTAGTCATTAAGGACAAAGTATGGcgtttgattaattaatatgcAGTTAAGACAACATCATCCCAGTATTGAAGCGGAACgtgcatatgaagaagaagcGTTCAAGCAGTCTCAATTAAATGATGATTCTTTcattcagccaccccattttgttatGGGGTTCCAGGACACGAAGTTTGGTGAAGAATCCCATTAGATGCCATATAGGATTTAAATAGTGAGGACAAATATTCAAAAGCATTATCACTACGAAGAACATGGAGAGGCATATTAAACTAAGTTTtaatttcagcacaaaatgtAGTGAAGGCAAAAAATAATTCTGAACgctttttcattaaatatagccAAGTAGTTCgagaaaaatcattaataaaggtTACAAAATAACGAAAACCTTCTTTTGAACTGACACGATTGGGACCCCATACATCCGAATAAACCACTGAAAAATGAGAACTAACACATTTATTGACTCTACTCAGGAAAGAACTATGACTATGTttcccaagttgacaagactcacactCTAAGGAATAAATACTAGAGAAACTGAGAACCATCTTCTTGAGATTGGGTAGAGACAGGTGCCCTAACCAACAATGGACCTATAGTGGGGAAGCAATCGTTGTGCACACCACTGATGAAGCAAAGTGAGATAGATAGTAGAGTCCGTGAGACTCAAGCCTCGTGCCAATCGTCCATCCAATCCTCCTATCCTGaacaagaacaaaataaaaaataaaaaaaaaagattataaagCAATTAAGAGTACGAGTGAGTTGACtaacaaaaagtaaattaaaagaACATTGTGGTAAATGTAAAACAGATGACAATGGTAAAGTAGGAAGGGGTGATGTTGTGCCGATACCTGCAACTGAGGCGTGAGAGCCATTAGCCAATGTAACAAGAGGTAGAGACTTCAAAGTTTGAATATGGGATAGAAGAGAACGATTACCAGACATGTGATTGGTGGCACCGGAGTCGAAGATCCATGCGCCAAGAGAAGATGAGGACTTAGTAAAGCAAGTAGTAGGGTTACTGATGTGAGCAAGGGATGTGACAACTGAAGTGGCTTGCTATGTTGCTCGGAACTGAGCAAACTCCCCCTCAGAGATAGTCACTGGTGAGGAATCACAAGATGTGATAGACTCTTGATCGTCTCAAGCACCAACAGCAACGTTAGCAGTATCAATTGCTTGAGGTGGGCGACCATGTAAGCGATAGCAAGTCTCTCAAGTGTGACCAAGACAATTACAATAGCAGCATTGGGGCCAAGGACGCCCACCACCATGACAACCACCGCTACGTCCACCTAAATTACTTCCATGACTAGGATGAGAATCAATCTAGGTAGTAGCAAGGGCAGAGTGGTCTCCAGGTATAGACGTGCCACGATCAGTAATAATAGAAGCGGCTCTAAGTAACCTGGTAAATACCTCTGTCAAAAAAGGTTGAAAGGCACTGTCGAGAATCTGTGTCTTAACTAATTCAAGCTCCGGTCGAATCCCATGAAGACAGAGAACAATAAACATTTGATCAcgctgttgttgttgtttcttaATATCTGTAGCAAAGGGCATCAACTCATTAAAATCAATAATGGAAGCTTGGAGCTTAGCTAAATAGGTGGTCATATCTAAATCAGTCTGTCGTAGATTGAACaaagcaccaatcacatcataaatacgAGTGATGTCACTCATATACAACTCACAAGCCTGAGTCCATAGAGCACTACTCACAAAGAGGTCAAAATATAAGTATCAAAGTCAGCCCAATAGTCTTCCACAACAAACTTAGCAACTGTGCATCCACCAACGTTTGAACACGAACCGACGGAAGGACGCACCAAATTTGAGACTCGTTAGCCAAGGAGAAGGACGCACACCAGATCTGAGAGTCGCGACTGTAGATGCGTGTGATGTCGCTGGGAATCGAGCCAGCTGGAGAAGACATGTCGGCTAGAAGAGGGACGACTATCTGAAACTCACCTGGTCAAATGTGATCGACGATGAAGGGAAGAAGATCGACTAACGGTCGGAGATGAGGAGGACAAGGCCGACAGCGGCTAACGCGACAATGATCGACCGAGTGACTGGCGGTCGTGGCGTTGGCTGGATCTAGGGTTAGAGTTTATGTAGTAGCTCCGATACCATGTGAATGAAATAATGTGTGTATATCCAAAATGTataatacaagaaaatatatatatatatataagtattttaaattaattacattaataccctttgcttatcttatttaacacgtataatacaaatataatacaGAAGTTATCTTGCCTAGCCTCTCAAGTGTAACCCCACATAGATAACGTACAAGCACCTTGATATCACCAACAAAAGATCTAAATTCAAAAGCAAGACTTCATTGTAGTAACAAAAACCTGAAAATCTTGGACCAAATTAGTTGAGAAATTAGCATAGATACAAGAAAGACTTTTGTTTCTCAGAACCAAAGCTTACAGAGCTCACAGATTTAACACCAGCACAGAAAATGATAAAACCGAAGTCActgaaaatataatatgttgCTGCAATTGGTACTTGACCAGAAAGCCTGTAATAACCGCTTGTGACACAACAGGCTGTAGATGATTTTTGACTGTGTTATCAAGAATCGCCTGCAGCGCAAGCGATTCTATGCTATAACTCCCTATGCCACAACCGGGTATGCATTTACCGACTAGCCATGCTACCCTAGCATGGCATCCCTGGTGGCTGCAAAGGTGGTATACTGGTAATGATTTTGAAAAGGGTGGCATctagatttgttttttttttttttttaaagtgatAAATTAGTGAAAATTTTCGAGGGTATGACTCAAAACTGTAATTTTTATGCtataatattcaaaacattgtggtcgtcatcatcatcatcacaagccttaatcccacttagGAGTTATAATGTTCAAcacttttttgaaaatttttatttggtgtaaataataagaaaattgcAAATAAGTAAAGTAGTTGGAACAGATAAAAGATGATTATTgtgattataaaaatttatacccAAGTCAGGTGCTAGATTCATGCAACAGGAGGTAacgtttttattctttttaaatttcagcATACCTCAATCATTTTATGGCTGAGTTTTGTATCAAATTACTTATAAAAGTTATGTAGACCCCAGTAACATCTTAACACATATTTTAggtattattatgaattttgtcATCCTTAAAACCATGTAGTATTTATGTCTAGACAGAATTATAAGCAGAAGTGTTTCAGGGGTAAGAAAAAGTAGCAATTCTTGCTCCATGCTTGCAGGTTGGAATATagatagagaaatatttgaaatgcGTATTTGGAGTGGAAAATGACTGAATGTATCTTCCCAATTTTGATACTTCACTTGATCAACAAATGTTCTTATCTGCTTCCTTCACCTTGCTTCTAGATGATTTATATAATTGCATTTTAATGCGAAAATCTTCTGTTACTAACAATTGGTCAACCAAAAATGAgaactaaggaaaaaaatatatttccatTTGCCTCAGATACTGGTGGTGCTCTCTTCTTGATGTTTGGGTAGTTGCTACTGGATATTATTGTTTACCTTCTTGTAAATCAGTTATTCTCGGGATTAACTAGTTTTATGGTATTGCCATGTTCTAGATGGTACTGATCCTGCACTAGTGGAGAAGctagttaataattttttaaactatgGAAAGAGGAATGGTGAATCTCTGGGTGAACTCTTTATCAGTCTACTAATCAAGGTAATGGTTGTAAGTTGGGCCCGATAATTGGTTGGCATGGATATCTTCCTCTGATAAAAGGTTTAGTATGCCAAATGAACTTAAAAAAGACTTTTGATGGCTTCTTAATATTACAGCTAGCATCAATTGAGGAACTTTGGCCTAAGGGTCTTTGTGCCAGCACATATGAAGGATCTTGGATCTTGAAAACATGGGATTCTAAATATGACTCTATAAGGGTAACTTAACTCACTTGCCTAGAAATTTTGTAGTGCTGCCCATCCTTTAAGCATAGTCTTCtactaattctctctctctctctctctctctctctctctctcattgggCTAATCATCTTCTGCTAATTCTTTTCCTTGACAGGTTGAAGATTTTACTGATCGGTCTCAAAATATTTCAAGAGCAGTAGGAGCACCAGAACTAAAAAAAATCTACGATTGCATCCACTTTTCCAATTACTATGTTTCTGGGTTCTTGAATGGACAGATTCAAAGAACCAAGTTGATGGAATATTTGTTCGGGCAGGAGCTTATACCTGCTCTAGAAGAGAAACGCACCTTTAACTTGGGAAAAAGAATGACGGAGTCCTGCATTTCTTCTGTGGACCCTGTCCAAATTAAAAAGATGCGACCTGGACCTGCTGCTGGACCATGCTCAGAGGAGAGAGAGCAACCTGCTACTACTCCTATCCAAGCAAGCAATATGCATTATATGAATGTGAAAGGTTGGGGAGGAAGGCAGTGGCAAACAGCTACAAAAAGTTGGACTGGAAATCCTACTCCTACATTGAGTTTGGGGGGCAGAATGAATGATGCTATTGATCCCCCGGATGTACTAGTGAAAGGGAGGAAGAATAAGTCGCAACAAAAACGAAGTCGATGTGCAAGTGCAAATCAAGCAAAAGCTGATAACTAAGGCTCTGCAATAGGTAAAGGTTGTGGTTGCAGTTGGGGTTGCTTCTTGTTCCTTTAATCCCCGTTGTAAAGTTTCAAAAGCTAACTGTATCACAAAATATGTTCTATCAATACCAACAAAGAAAGTGGACGACTCAGCCCAGTACAGGTACAGTTGCTTCCCATTTTATGATACAAGATCTCTATTGTATCCTAAAACGGGAAGGTCTTGTATCCTAAAACGGGAAGCAACTGTACCTCTACTGAGCCGAGCCATTCACTTTTTTTGTTGGTATTGACATAACCTTTTTTGTGATACCGCAACCACAATCTGTAATATGTTTGCTTCTAGAGTAGGAATGTGTTATTGGATTCTTCTAGTGATGTTTTATTTGCATTGGGGGTATATGTAATTTGGGAAACTATGTATTCTTGTAGCAGCCTTGCGAACTTCTCTATTGACTCTATCTATTTGCTTCTGTTTGTTAGGACTTTGGGATATTactgtcaatgaagccttggattAGTGGCAAGGCAGAGAACCTGGAACCCTTTTAAGTCCCAGGTTTAGTTATTGCTTTGTGTAAGATCTTAGGGTTTCTCTATAGACCTGCTTCctttcatttgatttgaatttatatttgatatattttgatgatgtatGGTTTAATGCTTCAATTCATTGTATATCCCCACAAAcacatatatttgatttgtttctttcaaaGAGCCATAGCTGAAGTTTGAAACCACAGCTAACTTTAGGATTAGAGACTATTCTTTCCCTAAGGGAAGGTTCAATGATCATACTTCGGACTGATTGTTTCCCCTAAAGTTGTTGGTTTTCTTTGGACTGATTTGATTGGTTATGTTCATTATATTGTGGTAGGTTGGtaatgaaaattacaaatatattatatttagagaATATTATTGGaacatttctttgttttttatgggattttatatttttttgtaaattttttatatttatctagGGTTGTAATCGAGTTGTGGGGGGCTGAGTTCAACTTGAgctcaaaaatatgttttgacatTAAAAACTCGTTTCATGTTAAAAGATCTCGAGGTCGAGCATGACTCGAGttcaaaaatatgttcaatCTTGACCAATTGAGTTTATATGATAAATGAGTTTTTCGCAAGTTGAGGTAGAGTTggtcaaaaataattttaaataaattaaaatttagttttacataacaaaaaatataacaaatataagCATAAgttcttaaaataaataca from Diospyros lotus cultivar Yz01 chromosome 6, ASM1463336v1, whole genome shotgun sequence encodes:
- the LOC127803904 gene encoding protein HESO1-like isoform X2 codes for the protein MQSQTHFFFDSLKASLSADMETSNSDQVPTMVIGEKVLLEEANKLELEASQQNRVKSECIPAFEEFEDLLHDVYVMSRPNESDYYNRKDLVRIFNEIAKEIYGKSDEIPVVEEFGSFLMDIFSSKSDLDLSVNFGNNTADFPREKKIQHLRKFSKKFHQLKRKGHVSSVQPIFNAKVPILKLVDRGTGIECDISVENRDGIVKSQIIRMISSIDERFQMLSFLTRDPPILPPFSAVLKDGTDPALVEKLVNNFLNYGKRNGESLGELFISLLIKLASIEELWPKGLCASTYEGSWILKTWDSKYDSIRVEDFTDRSQNISRAVGAPELKKIYDCIHFSNYYVSGFLNGQIQRTKLMEYLFGQELIPALEEKRTFNLGKRMTESCISSVDPVQIKKMRPGPAAGPCSEEREQPATTPIQASNMHYMNVKGWGGRQWQTATKSWTGNPTPTLSLGGRMNDAIDPPDVLVKGRKNKSQQKRSRCASANQAKADN